CGAGTAGAAGATGAGATCGCGTCCGGGAAAGCGCAGGCGTGCGAAGGCGTACCCGGCCAGGCTGGCGCACACCACCTGGAGGATCGTCGCGCCGATCGCCACGAACATGCTGTTCTGGAACTGCTGCAGAAAGGCTGGCATCCGCTCGATGGCGAACGTGTAGTTCGCGAGTGTCGGGCGCATCGGCAAGAGCGACGGGAGCGCCTGGTACAGCTCCACGCGCGTCTTGAACGAAGCCGACACCGCCCAGACAATCGGCAGCAGGAACACCAGCATCAGCGCCCAGACGGCCAGCCGCTGGAGGATCGCGCTACGCCTCCACCAGAGCCGCTCCAGGGTGCTGACTCGCCGGCTGCTGCCAACGGTCGCCAAGGTTGCCATGCAGGAACTCCTAGTCTGGACGGTCGCTGCGCAACACGCGGAACACGATGGCCGAGATCAGCATCGAGATGATGCCGACCGTCAGGCCCATGGCCGCCGCGTAGCCCCAGCGCATATCGCCCAACTTGAACGCCACGTCGTAGCTGTACCGGCCGATGATCTGCGCGGAGGCTCGTGGGCCAGTCTCGTTCGGGAAAAAGATCAGCGACTCTTCGACCGTGCCAAGGACGCCAGCGGAGAGGACCAGCACCAGCACGAACGACGGGCGCAACAGCGGCAGCGTGATGCTCAGGAAGCGCCGCCACGCACCGGCGCCGTCAATCGCCGCCGCCTCGTACAGCTCACGGTTGATGCCGTAGATCCCGATCAAGAACAACAGGATGGTTTGCCCCATCTGTTTCCAGACCGCCGCGATGGCCAACGTCGGGATCACCCACGCAGCATCGCCGAGCCAGTTCGGAGCCGGCAGGCCCAGGATGTCGCGCAGAATGTGGTTGACGTACCCGAACTGATTGTTCAGCAACTGTCGCCAGAGCAGCAGCGCCACCGCGATGGGCAGGACCACCGGCATGTAGGCGATCACCCGGTACACGCTGGCCTCTTTTGGGCCATTGATCGAGCTGATCAGCACCGCGCCGATCAGGCCCAGGATCAACAGCCCGACCACGTAGTAGCCGGTGTACTGAAACGCCCGATTCATCGACGCCCAGAATGTGGCGTCCTTCCACATCTCGTACCAGTTGTTGAGCCCGTTGAACGGCTGATGATCGGGGATCAGGAACCGGTAGTCCGAAAACGCGATCATCAAGCCGCGCACGATCGGATACCCCTGGAACAGCAGGTACAACCCGACGGCCGGCGCGATGAACGCGTACCCCATCAGCGCATCGCCGATCACGCGCCGTCGTCGGGAGGCGCGGCGGGCGGCGTCCGCCCCGGGCACACTGGCTCGGCCTGCGCTCGGCGAGAGCGTCTGCATCGCCTACGATTCTCCTTGCTGACATCACAGGCCAGCGCTGGTAAGCGGCGACGACGCCTGGACTCGGCCGCCAGAGACGACGCGCCGCTGGACCAGCGTGCGGCCCGACGCCTCGTGTGCGTCGGGCCGCCGTATCGGAACAGCCGTCAGCGAACCGACTTCGCCATCTCCTCCTGAATGTCCTTCATCGCGCCCTGCACGGCTTCCTTGTCGCCGATCTCGCCGGCCCAGAAGCGCTCCATCCACGGCCAGATCTTTGTCTGCGTCGCCGGGTAGCTCGCACCGACCATGACCGGCATCAGCGTGCTGCTGGCAATGGCCTTGTAGCTGTCGGCGATCTCCGGGTAGTCCGTGGCCTTTGTCACGAACTTGTCGAACGTCGCCTTGTGGACCGGCGAGCCGGAGAAGGTGATGACCTTCGGCCACCACTTGTCCGATACCTCGCCTTCCGGCGCGAAGATCGACAGCAGCCAGTTGACGCCCTCCTGCGGGTCTGCCCCGCCGACGAACGCAAAGCCAGAATCGACATGCATCCAGCTTCGGGGCTTGTCGGTCTTGCTGACCTGCGGCGGCAGCATCCCACCGACATTCTCGTTGCCGTACACCTTCTTCGCGGTGCGGATCCACGAGTGCGAGTCGATACCGGCGAAGACCTTGCCCTTCTCCCAGATCGACACGTCGCCGGCGGCAATGAACGAGTCGTTGGTGATGAGCCCGTTCTTGAACCACCGGTTGTACATGTTGATGGTGTCGTAGAACTCGGGGGTGTCGAGCGCGTAGACGCCCTTGCTGTCCCAGATCTCCTGCTTACGGGTGACGTAGGAGGTGCCGAGCGTCCGGTAGAACTCCTTCCGCATCGCGAAGGG
This region of Chloroflexota bacterium genomic DNA includes:
- a CDS encoding sugar ABC transporter permease; its protein translation is MQTLSPSAGRASVPGADAARRASRRRRVIGDALMGYAFIAPAVGLYLLFQGYPIVRGLMIAFSDYRFLIPDHQPFNGLNNWYEMWKDATFWASMNRAFQYTGYYVVGLLILGLIGAVLISSINGPKEASVYRVIAYMPVVLPIAVALLLWRQLLNNQFGYVNHILRDILGLPAPNWLGDAAWVIPTLAIAAVWKQMGQTILLFLIGIYGINRELYEAAAIDGAGAWRRFLSITLPLLRPSFVLVLVLSAGVLGTVEESLIFFPNETGPRASAQIIGRYSYDVAFKLGDMRWGYAAAMGLTVGIISMLISAIVFRVLRSDRPD